In one Neobacillus sp. WH10 genomic region, the following are encoded:
- a CDS encoding acyl-CoA dehydrogenase family protein: protein MLTKERSNKNFLTNDLSPEEIFTPEDFSDEHEMVVDLTYKFVTNEVMPELTKIEEQDFSETVRLMKKAGGLGLISADIPMDDGGLELGKVSATIISEVMAIGRSFSITFGGQTGIGALPIAYFGTEMQKKAYLPGILTGERIAAYALTEPSSGTDAMSIKTTAVLSDNGGFYILNGEKQWITNAAFANIFIVYAKVAGGKLTAFIVEKNYDGVSTGSEEKKMGLKGSSTRSLILENVQVPVENVIGEVGRGHTIAFNILNIGRHKLAATALGIAKRAIELGVKYANERQQFGQRISNFPLIKNKIADMVIHTYVNESAVYRTAGAMQSGFNEMKQTGASFAQTIAQYAVECSINKIMSTEVLDIVVDETLQIHGGNGYMTEYEIETLYRDSRVFRIFEGTNEINRILIADTLSKGYDARPEMNIREEEGPLQREMLTLELLKNLYHAAMEAFQKNSLSHFNEEQETAAFIADLVTGIYAAESSILRTLKAVKTTGEERNRQKLDCTKVYIHQTSQQIALRALNMIDHLGEEDRFVLITGRLIRSSQGDFIKTKRRIADFVINADKYKC from the coding sequence ATGCTGACGAAAGAAAGGAGTAACAAGAACTTTTTAACCAATGATCTTTCACCAGAAGAAATCTTTACACCTGAGGATTTTAGTGATGAACATGAAATGGTAGTGGACTTGACTTATAAGTTTGTGACAAATGAAGTGATGCCTGAACTGACAAAGATTGAGGAACAGGATTTCTCGGAAACGGTTCGTTTGATGAAAAAGGCAGGAGGCCTTGGGCTCATTAGTGCCGACATTCCGATGGACGACGGCGGTTTAGAACTGGGAAAGGTAAGTGCCACCATTATTTCGGAAGTGATGGCCATTGGGCGCTCCTTTTCGATCACATTCGGCGGACAGACTGGCATAGGGGCACTTCCAATTGCGTATTTCGGAACAGAAATGCAAAAAAAGGCCTATCTTCCGGGGATCTTAACCGGTGAAAGAATTGCCGCCTATGCCTTGACAGAACCTTCCTCCGGTACGGATGCCATGAGTATAAAGACAACGGCAGTGTTATCAGATAATGGCGGCTTTTACATTTTAAATGGCGAAAAGCAGTGGATTACGAATGCTGCTTTTGCAAATATTTTTATCGTTTATGCGAAAGTAGCTGGGGGAAAATTAACGGCCTTTATCGTAGAGAAAAATTATGATGGCGTTTCTACCGGTTCAGAGGAGAAAAAAATGGGTTTAAAAGGGTCCTCTACTCGTTCGCTTATTTTAGAAAATGTGCAAGTACCTGTCGAAAATGTAATTGGGGAGGTCGGCCGAGGACATACGATTGCTTTTAATATTTTAAATATTGGTCGCCATAAACTCGCTGCTACCGCACTCGGAATCGCCAAACGAGCAATTGAACTTGGCGTTAAATATGCAAATGAACGACAGCAATTTGGGCAGAGGATTTCCAACTTTCCTTTAATAAAAAATAAAATCGCCGATATGGTGATCCACACATATGTAAATGAAAGTGCTGTATATAGAACAGCTGGTGCCATGCAAAGTGGTTTCAATGAGATGAAACAAACGGGTGCAAGTTTTGCCCAAACGATTGCACAGTATGCAGTGGAGTGTTCGATTAATAAAATCATGTCCACGGAAGTGCTGGATATAGTTGTTGATGAAACGCTACAGATTCATGGGGGCAACGGTTATATGACAGAATATGAAATTGAGACACTCTATCGCGATTCCAGGGTTTTCCGAATTTTCGAAGGGACGAATGAAATCAACAGAATTCTGATAGCCGATACCCTTTCAAAAGGCTATGACGCTAGACCTGAGATGAATATCAGAGAGGAAGAAGGCCCTCTTCAGCGGGAGATGTTAACGCTAGAGCTATTGAAAAATCTATATCATGCCGCAATGGAAGCTTTCCAAAAGAATAGCCTTAGTCATTTTAACGAAGAACAGGAAACAGCAGCTTTCATTGCTGATCTTGTGACCGGAATCTATGCCGCCGAGAGTTCCATACTAAGGACACTAAAGGCTGTAAAGACCACGGGTGAAGAACGAAACCGTCAAAAACTTGATTGTACAAAGGTATACATTCATCAAACCTCCCAGCAAATTGCTTTAAGGGCACTTAACATGATTGACCATCTTGGAGAAGAAGATAGGTTTGTCCTAATAACCGGGCGGCTAATCAGGAGCAGTCAAGGGGACTTTATCAAAACCAAGAGAAGAATCGCTGACTTTGTGATAAATGCTGACAAGTACAAATGTTAA
- a CDS encoding NAD(P)/FAD-dependent oxidoreductase produces MAKENQYDAIVVGAGPVGLVAGLALQKKGISTLVVEADPFGRPRPGSRAIYLHSATLKLLEETSKGLGFTLARNGVIWPIKRTLYKGKEVYVRNYGKTDHTDPNKLPHFTSLHQDEIEKHVYEACVEAGVEFIWNSPVEKLDITDAGVKLTTKSGETWDAHYIIGCDGARSVIREQAGLKLEGPRTADTFLVVDTKEDEENPLPLERIFHYQHPAMGGRNVMFVPFKGGWRIDLQLLESDRPEDYIDIESVKKWLPKVMDAKYAEQITWVSSYRFHQVVANSFTDSKRRILLAGEAAHLFAPFGARGLNSGVPDAIVAIRGIEKALQSRSEEERAAAIEAVADERRIAAKWNRDASTTALNHLQGNSPEMNMKREVAASLVSIVPRLGRWLDEGPYGPKFGPPELTTKY; encoded by the coding sequence ATGGCAAAAGAAAATCAATACGATGCGATTGTCGTCGGCGCCGGGCCAGTAGGACTTGTTGCAGGGCTTGCTTTACAAAAAAAGGGGATATCTACTTTAGTAGTGGAAGCAGACCCATTCGGCCGCCCGCGTCCAGGAAGCAGGGCTATTTATTTGCACAGTGCCACATTAAAACTTCTTGAGGAAACTTCCAAAGGTCTTGGTTTTACACTAGCCCGAAACGGCGTCATTTGGCCCATCAAACGAACTCTCTACAAAGGAAAAGAAGTATATGTACGTAATTACGGAAAAACCGATCACACCGATCCAAACAAATTGCCTCATTTTACCTCCCTCCATCAAGATGAAATTGAAAAGCATGTGTATGAGGCTTGTGTGGAAGCAGGAGTTGAATTTATTTGGAATTCTCCGGTAGAGAAATTAGATATTACAGACGCTGGAGTGAAATTAACCACTAAATCGGGTGAAACCTGGGATGCGCATTACATTATCGGTTGTGATGGTGCACGTTCAGTTATCAGAGAGCAGGCTGGATTAAAGTTAGAAGGTCCACGTACAGCAGATACATTCCTTGTTGTTGATACAAAAGAGGATGAAGAGAATCCCCTTCCTTTAGAGCGAATCTTTCATTATCAACATCCGGCAATGGGTGGAAGAAACGTCATGTTTGTTCCATTTAAAGGTGGATGGCGTATTGACCTGCAGCTGCTTGAGTCTGATCGACCAGAAGATTATATCGATATAGAAAGTGTCAAGAAGTGGCTGCCAAAAGTAATGGATGCGAAATATGCCGAGCAGATCACATGGGTGTCTTCCTATCGTTTCCATCAAGTTGTTGCAAATTCGTTTACCGATTCTAAACGCCGTATTCTATTAGCTGGAGAAGCTGCTCATTTATTTGCACCATTTGGTGCGCGCGGACTAAATTCTGGTGTGCCAGATGCTATTGTTGCCATAAGAGGGATCGAGAAAGCATTACAATCTCGTTCTGAAGAAGAGCGGGCAGCAGCGATTGAAGCAGTTGCAGATGAGCGCCGCATTGCTGCCAAATGGAATCGTGATGCTTCAACCACTGCACTAAATCATCTCCAGGGGAATTCTCCTGAAATGAATATGAAGCGAGAAGTCGCAGCTTCCCTGGTATCGATTGTTCCAAGATTGGGAAGATGGCTGGATGAAGGACCGTATGGGCCAAAGTTCGGACCGCCTGAACTCACAACAAAATATTAG
- a CDS encoding enoyl-CoA hydratase-related protein, translating into MNYEFLLCEIENRIAIVTINRPPVNPLNTQVFNELSHLFDELEVNDEVRVIILTGNGEKAFVAGADINEMAGLDLVGVNKMNKVSRTVFSKIDHTTKPVIAAINGLALGGGFELALACDLRISSDRAKFAFPEVGLGIIPGGGGTQRLQKIVGQGVAKELLYFGEMFDAERALDLHIVNKVVPAETLLETAKDWAHKLAQKPPIALQMLKTAVNVGSNTDLESGLIIEGTCFGNAFSTEDRREGLQAFVEKRKPVYVGR; encoded by the coding sequence ATGAACTATGAGTTTTTATTGTGTGAAATAGAAAATAGAATCGCAATCGTAACCATCAATCGGCCGCCGGTCAACCCGTTGAATACACAAGTTTTTAATGAGCTCTCCCATTTGTTCGATGAACTTGAAGTCAATGATGAAGTGAGGGTGATTATCCTTACAGGAAACGGAGAGAAGGCGTTTGTTGCGGGTGCCGATATCAACGAAATGGCGGGACTGGATCTTGTCGGTGTCAACAAGATGAACAAGGTTTCACGGACGGTTTTTTCAAAAATTGACCATACAACGAAGCCGGTCATTGCGGCGATAAACGGGCTGGCTCTTGGCGGGGGCTTTGAACTTGCGCTCGCTTGTGATTTGCGCATCAGTTCTGACCGGGCCAAGTTTGCCTTTCCGGAAGTTGGATTGGGGATTATCCCTGGAGGTGGGGGTACCCAGCGTCTACAAAAGATTGTAGGCCAAGGTGTCGCAAAGGAATTGCTCTATTTCGGAGAAATGTTTGATGCAGAGCGTGCGCTCGATTTGCATATTGTCAACAAGGTAGTGCCTGCTGAGACATTACTTGAGACAGCAAAGGACTGGGCGCATAAATTGGCCCAGAAACCGCCTATAGCACTGCAAATGCTGAAAACTGCCGTGAATGTTGGCAGTAATACCGATCTCGAATCGGGTCTGATCATCGAAGGCACCTGCTTTGGCAATGCCTTCTCAACAGAGGATCGCAGAGAAGGCCTCCAAGCATTCGTTGAAAAAAGGAAGCCAGTCTATGTAGGGAGATAA
- a CDS encoding helix-turn-helix domain-containing protein, with amino-acid sequence MVDNKRDKLMKKVENHLRTTSRQLIKIDTEEEALKYLTDSFCSALYCDFVAVILNEGEKFIPKAWSGNLSSLASSFPLYSDECSPKLLFQSLTYQTADSLMVCRLAEILKKADVKTWFTVPLKDDIQHFGFCIVGFLSYVPLLDMETPFEEFGKDIAVAMAVARQKEAQLRKIEGFEWISKNISLDAPLEQHIAELTSKAGIGTNADFACIYLFNEKEDCFVFQPPSYGKMDRPPKIMVEDKYVLKEHFPFLETISGCQMTVPLVIDLKTIGVLHIENKREGVFTEEDLKVLEMLANHIATILDNARLYNSEKEHKQRLHFLLDYQQALLKETAVDNNFEGITTMLGRLFQDSVIVFNRFMQPISYNTDETEAGSQLIEQLAELAREERGKQRVTDAFHVSDPQDVRYCFSFWMINGSGSLLGYLAVRRLRGEMDEFDQLTVDLGRNICSIQFIKQKLVLDTKEQMKDSFISKLLTEKIEDRDSILQYANLYQWDLFRSHRIAVLSISLGEEELKEGNLLEQQAKKNLIWDLIRSHLPELGSGILAASHQEQLLLIVPIDLEHNRPKQFWESFYQHIKKWIDVSPVAYSVLAGIGGNTHTLEDYYISYQQAIQALNVLASRFRKNGFALFEDLGSYVILHQLDHCLAVDLFMTKQIGPLIKYSEGKNIDLYNTLHVFLQNNGNVTNTAEELYIHRSSLLYRLEKIESLLSADLNDAEVRFNLMMALKLYEMYGNKIGQDLW; translated from the coding sequence GTGGTTGACAACAAAAGGGATAAGTTAATGAAAAAAGTAGAAAATCATTTGCGTACTACATCACGTCAGCTGATTAAGATTGATACTGAAGAGGAGGCGCTCAAATACTTAACGGATTCCTTTTGTTCGGCACTATATTGCGACTTTGTAGCGGTGATTCTAAATGAAGGGGAAAAGTTTATACCAAAAGCATGGAGCGGGAATTTGTCTTCCTTAGCTTCATCCTTTCCTCTTTATTCCGATGAATGCTCTCCGAAACTCTTATTTCAAAGCCTGACGTACCAAACGGCAGATTCACTAATGGTGTGCCGCCTGGCTGAAATCTTGAAGAAGGCTGATGTGAAGACGTGGTTTACTGTCCCGCTAAAAGACGACATCCAGCATTTTGGTTTTTGTATCGTTGGTTTTTTGAGTTACGTCCCTCTTTTGGATATGGAAACACCATTTGAGGAGTTTGGAAAAGACATCGCTGTAGCTATGGCTGTGGCAAGGCAAAAAGAAGCTCAGCTTAGAAAAATCGAAGGATTTGAATGGATTAGTAAGAACATTTCGCTTGATGCCCCATTAGAACAGCATATAGCTGAGTTAACTTCCAAAGCTGGAATAGGAACAAATGCTGACTTTGCATGTATTTATCTTTTTAACGAGAAAGAAGACTGCTTTGTTTTTCAACCTCCCTCATATGGAAAAATGGATCGTCCGCCAAAAATTATGGTTGAGGATAAATATGTACTCAAGGAACATTTTCCATTTCTTGAGACGATTAGCGGTTGCCAAATGACAGTTCCATTGGTTATCGACTTGAAAACAATTGGGGTTCTTCATATTGAAAACAAACGTGAAGGGGTCTTTACGGAAGAGGACTTAAAAGTACTAGAGATGCTGGCGAACCACATCGCTACGATACTTGATAATGCCCGGTTATATAATAGTGAGAAAGAACATAAACAACGTCTCCATTTTCTTTTAGATTACCAACAAGCATTGCTGAAGGAAACTGCCGTAGATAACAACTTTGAAGGGATCACGACAATGCTTGGCCGTTTGTTTCAGGATTCCGTTATCGTTTTTAATAGGTTTATGCAGCCAATTTCATATAACACCGATGAGACTGAGGCTGGAAGCCAACTCATCGAGCAACTGGCTGAATTGGCAAGAGAAGAGCGAGGAAAACAAAGAGTTACCGATGCTTTCCATGTGAGCGACCCTCAAGATGTCAGATATTGCTTTTCATTCTGGATGATCAATGGGAGCGGAAGCTTACTAGGCTATCTGGCAGTCCGTAGACTTAGAGGAGAAATGGATGAATTTGATCAATTGACGGTTGATTTGGGCAGAAACATCTGCTCCATCCAGTTTATCAAACAGAAGCTGGTTCTAGACACAAAAGAGCAGATGAAAGATAGCTTTATTAGCAAATTGTTGACGGAAAAAATCGAAGATCGCGACAGCATTTTGCAATATGCAAACTTGTACCAGTGGGATCTTTTCCGGAGCCACCGAATCGCTGTGTTATCCATTTCGCTTGGGGAGGAAGAATTAAAAGAAGGAAACCTTTTGGAACAGCAGGCGAAAAAAAACCTTATTTGGGATTTAATCAGATCGCATCTCCCGGAGCTGGGAAGTGGGATTTTGGCTGCCTCCCATCAAGAGCAGCTGCTTTTGATTGTGCCAATTGATTTAGAGCATAACCGCCCCAAGCAATTTTGGGAATCGTTCTATCAGCACATCAAGAAATGGATTGACGTATCACCTGTTGCCTATAGTGTATTGGCAGGGATTGGCGGCAATACTCATACACTAGAAGACTATTACATAAGTTATCAGCAGGCTATACAGGCTCTAAACGTTTTAGCCAGCCGCTTTCGAAAAAATGGTTTCGCCCTGTTTGAAGATTTAGGATCGTATGTCATCCTGCATCAGCTCGATCATTGCCTCGCCGTAGATTTATTTATGACGAAACAGATTGGCCCTCTCATTAAATATTCGGAAGGGAAGAATATTGATTTGTACAACACCCTTCATGTATTTTTACAAAATAACGGAAATGTAACAAATACAGCAGAAGAACTGTATATTCATAGGAGCTCACTACTGTACCGACTTGAAAAAATCGAATCACTCCTATCTGCTGATTTAAATGATGCTGAAGTACGATTCAATTTAATGATGGCCCTTAAGCTTTACGAGATGTATGGGAATAAAATAGGTCAAGATCTATGGTAA
- a CDS encoding thioesterase family protein: protein MEEYHFQVRWGDTDAAGIVFYPNFYKWMDEATHEFLTKIGSPSSKLYTEQQIGVPLLEATCKFMSPLFFEDHVVVQSTVKELHNKVFKIQHVFVKGVKTVAEGYEIRAWTSFKGKAKAYPIPEDIRRKMMQQTETVEG, encoded by the coding sequence ATGGAAGAATATCACTTTCAGGTAAGGTGGGGCGACACCGATGCAGCAGGCATCGTGTTTTATCCCAATTTTTATAAGTGGATGGATGAAGCAACTCATGAATTTTTGACGAAAATCGGTTCTCCTTCTTCTAAACTTTACACGGAACAACAGATTGGCGTGCCATTGCTCGAAGCAACATGCAAGTTCATGTCTCCTCTGTTTTTTGAAGATCATGTAGTTGTTCAGAGTACAGTCAAAGAATTGCATAATAAAGTCTTTAAAATTCAGCATGTTTTTGTAAAAGGGGTAAAGACGGTTGCAGAAGGTTATGAAATTCGGGCATGGACTTCTTTTAAAGGAAAAGCAAAAGCGTATCCAATCCCTGAGGACATTCGCAGGAAAATGATGCAACAGACAGAAACAGTAGAGGGGTGA
- a CDS encoding acetyl-CoA C-acetyltransferase codes for MKDIILLEGARTPFSEISGSFRDINATDLGVIAAKEAIKKANISSEDIHQVVFGNVQQSSKDAHLLARHVGLKSGIPINVPAITINRLCGTGIESILTAARYILTGEADVALAGGTENMSQVPHVIRGMRWGSPLGAPLMEDWLWDGLYDTYGKCTMGETAENLAVKYNLTREEVDQHALSSHERALSAREKGYLKEEIVPVTVLEKKGEKVIAEDEHIRQTSLEKLTKLKPRFVKNGVVTPGSASGMVDGAAAVVLASSDYAAERGLKPLARLVSWDAVGVEPKYMGIGPVPAIQSALKKANLTLADLDLIEINEAFSAQYLACQKELGFDLDIGNVNGGAIAIGHPLAASGTRITLSLIYELRRRNKRYGASAVCIGGGQGIAAIWEVLP; via the coding sequence ATGAAAGACATTATTTTATTGGAGGGAGCAAGGACCCCGTTTTCTGAAATTTCCGGATCATTTCGTGATATCAATGCTACTGATTTAGGGGTTATAGCCGCTAAGGAAGCAATAAAGAAAGCCAATATTTCCTCAGAGGATATCCATCAAGTTGTCTTTGGAAATGTACAGCAGTCTAGTAAAGATGCACATTTATTGGCAAGGCATGTTGGCTTAAAATCTGGCATTCCTATCAATGTCCCGGCCATAACGATTAACCGTCTTTGCGGCACCGGGATTGAGTCAATTCTAACAGCGGCACGCTACATCTTAACTGGAGAAGCCGATGTTGCACTTGCCGGGGGAACTGAGAACATGAGCCAGGTGCCACACGTAATCCGAGGGATGAGATGGGGCAGTCCTCTCGGTGCACCTCTTATGGAAGACTGGTTATGGGATGGCTTGTACGACACATATGGTAAATGCACGATGGGAGAAACCGCCGAGAATTTAGCCGTAAAATACAATCTGACTAGAGAAGAAGTAGACCAACATGCCCTCTCAAGCCACGAACGTGCTCTTTCGGCAAGGGAAAAGGGTTATCTAAAAGAGGAAATCGTTCCTGTTACGGTGTTAGAGAAAAAAGGTGAAAAGGTAATTGCAGAAGATGAACATATCCGCCAAACAAGTTTGGAAAAACTGACAAAGCTAAAGCCCCGCTTTGTCAAAAATGGCGTCGTCACCCCCGGTAGTGCAAGTGGCATGGTTGACGGGGCAGCGGCTGTTGTTTTAGCATCAAGCGATTATGCTGCTGAAAGAGGGTTAAAACCGCTGGCACGATTAGTCTCTTGGGACGCCGTGGGGGTAGAACCAAAGTATATGGGAATCGGTCCGGTTCCTGCTATTCAAAGTGCATTGAAAAAAGCGAATTTGACCTTGGCAGATTTAGACTTGATTGAAATTAATGAGGCATTTTCCGCCCAGTACTTGGCTTGTCAAAAGGAATTAGGTTTCGATCTTGACATCGGGAATGTAAATGGAGGAGCAATTGCCATTGGCCATCCGCTCGCAGCGAGCGGAACAAGAATTACCTTATCATTGATTTATGAATTGCGAAGACGTAATAAGAGGTATGGAGCATCAGCTGTTTGTATTGGCGGGGGTCAAGGGATTGCAGCCATCTGGGAAGTGCTGCCCTAA
- a CDS encoding 3-hydroxyacyl-CoA dehydrogenase family protein codes for MTIQTIGVVGAGSMGSGIANLAAINGFTVVLHDIEERFLDNAIQRMNGFMAKSVARGKMTEEDQQKALARIRTTTHLEDMKEADVVIEAVLENLELKKEIFSKLDRIVAEGVILATNTSSMSITEIASATNRPERVAGMHFFNPAQLMKLVEVVRGYRTSDETVNELKALSKQLSKESVEVKKDSPGFIVNRIMIPQFIEAIKLLEEGVASAEDIDKAVTLGLNYPMGPFTLQDFAGVDIGYHVMEYFKQELNNDQYAPPLLLKQLVRAGRLGKKTGAGFYEYE; via the coding sequence ATGACTATTCAAACAATTGGTGTTGTAGGTGCAGGTTCTATGGGGTCAGGTATTGCAAACCTGGCGGCAATAAATGGATTTACAGTCGTTTTACATGATATTGAGGAACGTTTCTTAGACAATGCCATACAACGTATGAATGGATTTATGGCTAAAAGTGTGGCAAGAGGAAAGATGACGGAAGAAGATCAACAAAAGGCACTCGCCCGGATTCGAACGACTACCCATCTCGAGGACATGAAAGAAGCAGATGTGGTTATTGAAGCAGTACTCGAAAATTTAGAGTTGAAGAAGGAGATCTTCTCTAAGCTCGACCGAATCGTTGCAGAAGGGGTGATCCTTGCAACCAATACATCTTCCATGTCCATCACAGAGATTGCTTCCGCAACGAATCGGCCGGAACGTGTAGCAGGCATGCATTTCTTTAATCCTGCACAGCTTATGAAGCTCGTCGAGGTAGTACGCGGCTATCGGACAAGCGATGAAACCGTTAACGAACTGAAAGCGCTATCCAAGCAGCTTTCTAAAGAGTCAGTGGAAGTAAAGAAGGATTCCCCGGGCTTTATTGTCAACCGAATTATGATTCCACAATTCATTGAGGCAATCAAATTGCTGGAAGAAGGTGTCGCTTCCGCGGAGGATATTGACAAAGCGGTTACGCTTGGCTTGAACTACCCGATGGGTCCGTTTACACTCCAGGATTTTGCTGGTGTCGATATCGGCTACCATGTGATGGAGTATTTCAAACAAGAATTAAATAACGACCAGTATGCCCCGCCTCTGCTTCTAAAACAGCTGGTTAGAGCAGGCAGGCTGGGCAAAAAGACAGGTGCAGGATTTTATGAATATGAATAA
- a CDS encoding class I adenylate-forming enzyme family protein has product MEKDQNLLSVYELLEHVVSVHGKKEAIYDLRQRKTYQQLKNDADLFAAALKKLGIRKADHIAVSLPNWYETVVIYFAAAKVGAVVIPFNPKYKSHEVDYILKNSSPKLLIATEEFEHNFGFNEALHMVQKAVTVRFKHKNLHSYEELVSLKEHETEMANIDVNHDLFCLLYTSGTTGTPKGVMVTHRSVVQSARTIGRGMLCTQDDVFIISAPLFHIFGMAINMLCAAAVGSRMILQERFHPSETLELIEKEKVTIQQGVPTMFIKELEVEDFDRYDLSTLRAGLVGASPIPAKKVKEIRDRLGINLCQSFGITETVSVTMTPYGDTEQNVTETLGKAIPGVSLRIVDENRALLPPGEVGEIAIKSFGMMKGYYRMLEQTEQVLDDEGWFYSGDLGTLDQEGYLRFVGRKKEMIIRGGLNIYPQEIEAVLMKHPKVMEAAVVGLPDDVLGEVVCAVIRLKNGNVSSEEEIKSYLKDQIAIYKIPAKVLFTAEFPVTASGKIQKLKLRDQVASRQ; this is encoded by the coding sequence ATGGAAAAGGACCAAAATCTATTGTCGGTATATGAGCTGTTAGAACATGTTGTATCAGTTCATGGAAAAAAAGAAGCTATATACGATCTACGTCAACGGAAAACGTACCAACAATTGAAAAACGATGCAGACCTTTTCGCAGCGGCACTAAAGAAACTAGGCATAAGGAAAGCAGATCATATCGCCGTTTCTTTGCCAAACTGGTACGAAACAGTCGTCATCTACTTTGCTGCAGCTAAAGTAGGAGCGGTTGTCATCCCTTTTAACCCGAAATATAAGTCCCATGAAGTGGACTATATATTGAAAAATTCTTCACCAAAGCTATTAATCGCCACTGAAGAATTTGAACACAATTTTGGTTTTAATGAAGCACTCCATATGGTGCAGAAAGCTGTTACTGTACGATTCAAGCACAAAAATCTTCACTCATACGAAGAGTTAGTAAGTCTAAAAGAGCATGAAACGGAAATGGCTAATATCGATGTAAACCACGATCTGTTTTGCCTATTGTATACCTCAGGGACTACAGGAACACCTAAAGGAGTAATGGTTACTCATCGTAGTGTTGTGCAATCAGCCCGGACAATTGGGAGAGGAATGCTCTGCACGCAAGACGATGTTTTCATTATTTCAGCTCCTCTTTTTCATATTTTTGGCATGGCCATCAACATGTTGTGTGCTGCCGCTGTCGGATCCCGAATGATCCTTCAGGAAAGATTTCATCCGAGTGAAACCTTGGAGCTAATTGAAAAAGAAAAAGTGACGATTCAGCAAGGTGTCCCCACAATGTTTATCAAAGAATTAGAAGTGGAGGATTTTGATCGGTATGATTTGTCCACATTGCGTGCGGGACTCGTCGGTGCTTCTCCTATTCCAGCAAAAAAGGTGAAGGAGATACGAGACCGTTTGGGCATCAACCTCTGCCAATCATTCGGGATAACTGAAACGGTTTCTGTTACGATGACTCCTTACGGTGATACCGAACAAAACGTAACCGAAACGCTTGGAAAAGCTATTCCAGGGGTATCACTAAGAATTGTCGATGAAAATAGGGCACTACTCCCTCCTGGGGAAGTAGGGGAAATCGCCATCAAGAGTTTTGGGATGATGAAAGGTTATTATCGAATGCTGGAGCAGACAGAGCAGGTCTTGGACGATGAAGGGTGGTTTTACTCTGGCGATCTGGGTACTCTCGATCAGGAGGGCTATTTACGGTTCGTCGGGCGAAAAAAGGAAATGATTATTCGCGGGGGTCTGAACATCTACCCTCAAGAAATTGAAGCGGTGCTAATGAAGCATCCGAAAGTAATGGAAGCCGCAGTCGTCGGCCTTCCAGATGATGTCCTTGGCGAAGTAGTATGTGCCGTCATTCGGCTGAAAAATGGAAATGTAAGTTCGGAAGAAGAAATCAAATCCTATCTTAAAGATCAAATAGCCATTTATAAGATCCCAGCGAAGGTCCTATTTACAGCCGAATTTCCAGTGACAGCCAGTGGGAAAATCCAAAAGTTGAAACTTCGGGACCAAGTAGCCTCGAGACAATAG